From Panicum hallii strain FIL2 chromosome 2, PHallii_v3.1, whole genome shotgun sequence, a single genomic window includes:
- the LOC112883360 gene encoding SEC12-like protein 1: MNSAGGEASAAGGGKVACAAWIRRRDEKAAAARVFAAYGRAGAAGSPPAIEVLGFDAKECALSPEPLARAVLGEGGAGEAPRGIAVHPAGDELVCATAKGCRLFKLIFEEFSVRIIPRDAPPLESVGPQKCLAFSTDGAKFAIGGEDGRLRIFHWPSMNVLLDEPKAHKSFRDMDISLDSEFLVSTSTDGSARIWKIDEGTPLVNLTRSSDEKIECCRFSRDGMKPFLFCTVAKGSKVVTVVWNISDWKRIGYKRLLGKPIATLSVSLDGKYLALGSHDGDFCAVDVKKMEVSHWSKKAHLGSPVTSIEFCPTERVVISTSNQWGAELTKLNVPADWKEWQLWLVLLALFLASAALFYMFYERSDSFWNFPMGRNQPAKPWSVLKESPPVPEDQTPW; the protein is encoded by the exons ATGAatagcgccggcggcgaggcttcGGCGGCGGGGGGAGGGAAGGTGGCGTGCGCGGCGTGGATCCGGCGCCGGGacgagaaggcggcggcggcgcgggtgttCGCGGCGTACggccgggcgggggcggcgggctcCCCGCCCGCGATCGAGGTGCTCGGCTTCGACGCCAAGGAGTGCGCCCTCTCCCCCGAGCCCCTG GCGAGGGCCGTGCTCGgggagggcggcgcgggcgaAGCGCCGCGCGGCATCGCGGTGCAccccgccggcgacgagctcgTCTGCGCCACGGCCAAGGGCTGCAG GTTATTCAAACTGATTTTTGAAGAGTTCTCTGTTCGCATTATTCCACGAGATGCCCCACCTCTAGAATCTGTTGGACCACAGAAGTGTCTTGCTTTCAGCACAGACGGTGCCAAATTTGCCATTGGTGGAGAG GATGGACGTCTCAGAATATTCCATTGGCCAAGCATGAATGTGCTCTTGGATGAACCTAAAGCTCATAAGTCCTTCCGAGACATGGATATCAG CTTAGACTCGGAGTTTTTAGTTTCAACATCCACTGATGGATCTGCAAGAATATGGAAGATAGATGAGGGCACACCACTGGTCAATTTGACTCGATCCTCC GATGAGAAGATTGAGTGTTGTCGCTTTTCTAGGGATGGCATGAAGCCATTCCTGTTTTGCACAGTTGCAAAAG GTTCCAAAGTTGTTACTGTTGTCTGGAACATAAGTGATTGGAAGAGAATTGGATACAAAAGACTTCTGGGAAAGCCTATAGCCACACTTTCAGTTAGCTTGGATGGAAAGTATCTGGCATT AGGAAGCCATGACGGTGACTTCTGTGCTGTTGATGTAAAGAAAATGGAAGTTTCTCACTGGAGCAAGAAGGCCCATCTTGGTTCCCCTGTCACATCCATTGAGTTCTGCCCTACTGAAAG GGTCGTAATCTCCACATCCAATCAATGGGGAGCAGAGCTAACGAAACTGAACGTGCCTGCTGACTGGAAAG AATGGCAGCTCTGGCTTGTGCTCCTGGCTCTCTTCCTGGCGTCTGCTGCCCTGTTCTACATGTTCTATGAGCGCTCGGACTCATTCTGGAACTTTCCCATGGGGCGGAACCAGCCCGCCAAGCCGTGGAGCGTGCTGAAGGAGTCCCCTCCGGTCCCAGAGGACCAGACTCCATGGTGA
- the LOC112881560 gene encoding uncharacterized protein LOC112881560 — translation MPSLLPPTRSTVRGTEVHIARVQKFPNSSGVSASSSSSSAPISYDVVDPDHLRQLVALGGMDMDCFKRCAGAVASLPDDPLAEILSRVPAKSVCRFKCVSKAWRDLIADPLHRKKLPQTLEGFFFDSDRCGDDSVSKDGDCEDSSNDGGGGSGDNWPRLYGHFVAVRTSGSCTTAMASSSLAAPAIRTPQ, via the exons ATGCCCAGCCTCCTGCCTCCCACTCGCTCCACTGTTCGCGGGACAGAGGTGCACATTGCTAGGGTCCAGAAATTCCCCAATTCCTCGGGCGTTTCCGcttcctcgtcttcttcctcggcGCCGATCAGCTACGACGTCGTCGATCCCGACCATCTCCGGCAGCTG GTTGCTCTCGGTGGCATGGACATGGACTGCTTCAAGAGGTGCGCGGGCGCGGTGGCCAGCCTCCCTGACGACCCCCTGGCGGAGATCCTCTCCCGCGTCCCTGCCAAGTCCGTCTGCCGGTTCAAGTGCGTGTCCAAGGCCTGGCGCGACCTCATCGCCGACCCCCTCCACCGCAAGAAGCTCCCCCAGACCCTGGAAGGGTTCTTCTTCGATAGCGACAGATGCGGCGACGACAGCGTCAGCAAGGACGGGGATTGCGAAGATAGCAGCAACGAtggaggcggcggcagcggcgacaACTGGCCACGCTTGTATGGGCATTTCGTCGCAGTGAGAACATCAGGCTCTTGCACTACTGCAATGGCCTCCTCCTCTTTGGCCGCCCCTGCAATTCGGACACCTCAGTGA
- the LOC112881559 gene encoding uncharacterized protein ycf45, with amino-acid sequence MLRALNPTPLRARPACRSSPRRRPWARPRAAAVPQQPPVRRPSGDRLCAPLRGAAAAPAPAQAPGASEAAARPRGELEAFLEVVPARMRRGLAQHPEVRELVEVVMDLGRRPIARFPTGDWVISDQPVTADDLRQAVSKVGDFSEDNRSGINHSLHRISAIRNRKAQIIGLTCRVGRAISGSAEMIRDLVVSGGSILVIGPPGVGKTTLIREIARILADEGKKRVVIVDTSNEIGGDGDVPHSGIGRARRMQVPKVTMQHNVMIEAVENHMPEVIVIDEIGTELEAMAASTIAQRGVQLVGTAHGVTIESIIKNPCLQMLVGGIESVTLGDEEAKRRKVQKTILERKGPPTFSCAVEIISKTECRVHHKLETTVDAILAGKPPKFEARKMHNKSTESEMPLVIPDRECEIEQLPLYQEQMVARTMSSEGNFRDDFAPSRQTKSKSMPSDANFGDDFVFSRKPKGKKSVPGKSLVRVYTYQISEADILQVATVMGFDDELDVTDDIGAADVILASSSEMKQHPWIHNVAKYHKLPIFVVKSNTMAQIVKAVRMIVGRDSSPSHKQPKVMEGEIEIEDDAPKRKPSLEEIDALEEARLAIEYIVIPGGEPVELLPRCSEIVARQLELVESYQLLAETFGTDSNSRLQILPVKITKKSSSKDSRGSKPTKQTGSDLIVNENGGGSSFSRLPFLPK; translated from the exons ATGCTCAGGGCGCTCAACCCGACCCCGCTTCGCGCGCGCCCGGCCTGCCGCtcctcgccgcggcggcggccgtgggcgcGGCCACGCGCCGCGGCGGTCCCGCAGCAGCCGCCCGTGCGCCGGCCCTCCGGGGACCGGCTGTGCGCGCCGCTgcggggcgccgccgcggcgccggcgccggcgcaggCGCCTGGTGcgagcgaggcggcggcgaggccccGGGGCGAGCTGGAGGCGTTCCTGGAGGTGGTGCCCGCGAGGATGCGGCGCGGGCTGGCGCAGCACCCGGAGGTGCGGGAGCTCGTGGAGGTCGTCATGGACCTCGGCCGCCGCCCGATCGCGCGGTTCCCCACCGGGGACTGGGTCATCTCCGACCAGCCCGTCACCGCCGATGACCTCCGCCAGGCCGTCTCCAAG GTGGGTGACTTCTCTGAGGACAACCGATCTGGGATCAACCACTCGTTGCATCGGATCAGTGCTATCCGGAACCGGAAGGCACAGATAATAGGCCTGACTTGCCGTGTCGGTCGAGCTATATCTGGTAGTGCTGAGATGATCCGTGATCTGGTGGTGAGCGGTGGTTCAATATTGGTGATTGGGCCTCCTGGAGTTGGGAAAACTACTCTGATCAG GGAAATAGCTAGAATTTTGGCGGACGAAGGTAAGAAACGTGTGGTTATAGTGGATACATCTAATGAAATAGGAGGTGACGGTGACGTACCTCACTCTGGCATTGGACGTGCTAGGAGAATGCAAGTTCCCAAAGTTACCATGCAGCATAAC GTAATGATTGAAGCTGTTGAAAATCACATGCCGGAAGTCATTGTTATTGATGAGATTGGTACGGAACTTGAAGCAATGGCAGCTAGCACCATTGCTCAGAGAGGTGTTCAACTAGTCGGAACTGCTCATGGGGTGACAATCGAGAGCATAATTAAAAACCCTTGCTTGCAAATGCTCGTTGGTGGGATTGAG AGTGTGACTCTTGGTGATGAGGAAGCAAAAAGGAGGAAAGTCCAGAAAACTATTCTTGAGAGAAAAGGTCCCCCAACATTTTCATGCGCTGTTGAGATAATATCGAAGACTGAATGCCGAGTCCATCACAAGTTAGAAACTACAGTGGACGCTATTCTTGCAG GGAAACCTCCTAAGTTTGAAGCTCGCAAGATGCATAATAAGTCTACCGAGTCAGAAATGCCGTTGGTGATACCTGATAGAGAATGTGAAATAGAACAATTGCCGTTATATCAGGAACAGATGGTCGCCAGAACAATGTCATCTGAAGGCAATTTTAGAGATGATTTTGCTCCCTCCAGGCAAACGAAAAGCAAGAGTATGCCATCGGATGCTAACTTTGGTGATGATTTTGTTTTTTCAAGGAAACCAAAAGGCAAGAAATCTGTGCCTGGAAAGTCTCTAGTCCGTGTATACACATACCAG ATTTCAGAAGCTGATATATTGCAAGTAGCAACAGTGATGGGTTTTGATGATGAACTAGATGTAACAGATGACATTGGAGCAGCTGATGTGATTCTTGCATCAAGTTCTGAAATGAAGCAGCATCCTTGGATTCACAATGTTGCTAAATACCACAAGCTTCCCATATTTGTCGTTAAG TCTAATACGATGGCCCAGATAGTAAAGGCTGTCAGAATGATTGTTGGAAGGGACAGTTCACCATCACATAAGCAACCTAAGGTTATGGAGGGAGAGATAGAGATTGAGGATGATGCTCCGAAACGTAAGCCATCATTGGAGGAAATTGATGCGTTGGAG GAGGCCCGGCTTGCAATCGAGTACATCGTAATTCCAGGCGGAGAGCCAGTTGAGCTCCTCCCTAGATGTTCAGAAATAGTGGCTCGGCAGCTGGAGCTTGTAGAGAGCTACCAGCTGCTTGCTGAAACCTTCGGAACTGACTCCAATTCGAGGTTACAGATCCTTCCAGTGAAAATAACCAAGAAGAGTTCTAGTAAAGACAGTCGGGGGTCAAAGCCCACTAAGCAAACCGGATCAGATTTGATCGTCAATGAGAATGGTGGCGGCTCAAGTTTTTCTCGGCTGCCCTTTCTGCCAAAGTGA